The Mycolicibacterium aurum genome segment ACAGCGGCCGGTCGAGTTGTTGGGAGACCGGTAAGTGAGCATCGGCAAAGGACTGTCGTACGGCTGGCTCGCGACGCGGCGCCGGCTGCGGGAGATGGTGCTGCCCGCCATCACCACCGCCACCGGTGCGTTTCTCGTCGTGCTCGTCTTCGGGCTCTCGGCGGGGATCCGGGTCCAGTCGGCGTCACTCGGTCACGCCGACGAAATCGCCAGGGCTGTCGTGCTGATCGCCGTCACGGTGCTGTTGGTGGGCGTCGCCGAGGTAGCCGTCGCGACCACCCGGACCGTCGCACACCGTACCCGTGAGCTGGGCGTGCTCGCCGCCAACGGGGTGCCTCGCGCACCCGTCGTGGCCGCCCTGCTCGTCGAACCGGTGATCGCCGCGGTGGTCGGCGCGCTCGCCGGTGCCGTGCTCGCAGTCGTGACCGGCGTCGTACTCGGAATGACCGGGGTCGTCGCCACGGGCGTCTCCTATGGAGGCCTCGCTATCGGCGCAGCGATCGCGATCGTCGTCAGCATTCTGGCCGCTGTGGCCACCAGCATTCTGCCCACCTGGAAGGCCGCGTCGCGGTCGCCCATCCACTCGCTCGCGTCCGGAGGCTGACCATGACCGCACTCGACGAGACATCCGACGCGGCAGTCGGTGTCGATACGGAGACCACGGCCGGCAAGGCGCCGGTGATCGAGGTCTCGGATGTCTGGAAGCTCCACAAGCTCGGTGACGAGGTCGTTAAGGCGCTGATGGCCGCCGACCTGACAGTCATGCCCGGCGAATTCGTCTGTCTGATGGGACCCAGCGGCAGCGGGAAATCCACGCTGCTCAACATCATCGGAGGTCTGGACCGCCCGACGAAAGGCACCGTCAAGATCGCGGGCCAGGACACGGCCACTCTGACGGAGAGCCAGTACGCAGCTCTGCGTCACGACACCGTCGGCTTCATCTTCCAGAGCTACAACCTGATTCCGTTCCTGTCGGCCGTGGAGAACGTCGAGCTGCCATTGATGTTCGAACCCTTCGATCGCAAGGCTCTGCGCACACGCGCCATAGAACTGCTGGAACTGGTCGGGCTCGGGCACCGCATCAACCATCAGCCCACCAAGATGTCGGGCGGAGAGCAGCAGCGCACCGCGATCGCACGGTCGCTGATCAGCAGCCCGACCCTCGTCCTGGCCGACGAGCCCACAGCCAACCTCGACCACCGCACGGGGGAAACGGTGGTGCGCATGCTGCGCGACCTGTGCTCGACCATGGGAGTCACCGTGGTCGCCAGCACCCATGACCCCACGGTGGCCGACGAAGCGACCCGTGTCGTCCGGATGAAAGACGGACAGATTGTCAACTGACCAACACCGTTGGTCCCCAACATGTTTGAACAAATGACTGAGTGGGAGACATGCGAATGACACAGACCGAACCGGCGGCGCCGGCCGACCGCGACAAATTGATGACCACCGAGCTTGTCCCCGAACAGATCCTGCCGAAGGTGATGAGCACGTTCGGCCTTACGGCCGCCTACGTGTTCATCATCTGCTGGATCACCGGGTCGTCCGTCATGGCCACCGGCGGATGGACCGCCATCCCCATGTGGGTGCTGGGAATCCTGACGTTCCTGATACCCGCCGGCATGGCGGTGGTGGAACTCGGCAACCTGTGGCCGGGCCAGGGCGGTGTGTACATCTGGGCCACTCGGACGATGGGGGAGACGTGGGGCTTCATCGGCGGCTACCTGTCGTGGGTGCCGGTGATCCTGAACGCCGCGTCGTCACCGGCGGTGGTGCTCTCGTTCCTGTTGTTGGCTTTCCACTCAGAGCTTGGTGTGACCGCCAGCGTCATCCTGCAACTGGTGATCCTGTGGACGGTGATCGGGCTGGCGCTGGCCAAGCTCTCCGCCAGCCAGCGGATCATGAACGTGGTCTTTGTCGTCTTCGGCATCCTTGCGCTGACCATCTTCGTCTGCGGGCTTCTCTTCGCGGTCAAGAACGGCTCGGCGACGCCGTTCAGCTGGCAGGAGGCCATTGTGCCGAACTTCGCGGTCGCCGGGTTCCTGTACGGCACCGTGCTGCTGTACCTTCTCGGTGTCGAAACGCCGTACAACATGGGTGCGGAGTTCCTGTCGGTGCGCAAGAGCGGTCCGCGGATGATCCTCTGGGGTTCGGCCGCGCTGGTGGCGATCTACCTGCTGACGACACTCGGCACGATGATGGCCCTGCCCACCGACGAGATCGACGCTGTCACAGGGGTCATCGGCATGCTCGACGTAGCCGGTTTCCCCGGGCTGATGGAGATCTGCGCCATCGTGCTCGCGCTGATCATCGTCGTCGCGTTGATGACCTACCAGGTCGCGTACTCACGACTGATCTTCGTCTCGGGCCTGGAACGACACCTGCCGCGCATCTTCACGCACCTGAACCCACGCACGCGCAACCCGGTGTCCGCCATCCTGATCCAGGGCGTGATCTCATCGCTGATCCTGGTCGGGTTGTACTCGCAGAGCAGCCTGGTCAACACCACCATCTTCCTGCAGGGTGGCCTGTCCACCGTATGGCTGATCTCGGGCTTCTTCTTCCTGTTCCCGGTGATCATCGCGCGCAAGAAGTACGCGGATCGCTATGAGAACGAGACGTTCTGGCGCATCCCCGGCGGCATGGTCGGTGTCTGGATCACCGTGATCGTCGGCACGATCGGCACGATCGGCGGCATCTACTACTCGTTCGCCAAGTCGTGGCTCGCCAGCTCGGGCGTGGGAGACGCCGAGTGGATGATGTGGGTCGGCAGCATCAGCCTCGCGATGGTGGCGCTCGGCGTCATCGTGTACTTCTTCGGCCGCCGCTCGGCACACAAGACCAGCCAGGACGACGCCCTGGCCCACCTCGCGGTGTTCGATCTCACCAAGACAGAAACAGAGGAAACAGCAAAATGACGATGGAGGACATCGCACTGAGTGCGGATCCGACCGCGGACGTCCACCACTACCCCCTCGACCCGCTGAGCGGCGCCGAGATCGAAGCGGCGGCGGCTGTCATCACGGCGTCCGAATACTGCACGCCCACATTGAAGTTCGTCATGATCCAGCTCGCCGAACCGGCCAAGACGGCGACGCTGACCTTCGACGACACCGCGGGCACCCCGCGGTGCGCGTTCGTCACGATGTACGACGCCGCGGCCAAGATGATCTACGAGGCGGTCGTCGATCTGACCGCCCGCGTGATCGACTCCTGGACACCCATCCCGGGTCGATTCCCGTCCTACCTCGTCGAGCACATGACCGGGGTCGAGGAGGCGGTCAGAGAGGATCCGCGGTGGCAGGAGGCGATGCGCAAGCGCGGCGTCACCGATTTCAGCCTGGCGATGATCGACCCGTGGCCGGCGGGCTACTACGGCGCGCAGGACCACTACGACAACTCGCCGCTGATCTGCCGCCCGCTGACGTTCATGCGCGCGGCGCCGTCCGAGCACGGTTATGCGCGGCCGGTCGAAGGTCTGATTGTGACCTTCGACCTGGACGCCATGAAGGTCATCGACGTCGAGGACCACGGCGTGGTGCCGTTGCCGCCGACTGCGGGCAACTACTCCGAGAAGTTCATGTTCGACGAGAACAACCGGCCCGCCTTCACGCAGTTCCGTGACGACGTGAAGCCCATCGAGATCACCCAGCCGGACGGACCGAGCTTCACCGTCGACGGCTGGCGGGTCCAGTGGCAGAAGTGGTCCCTGCGCATCGGGTTCAACCCGCGGGAGGGGATCACGCTGCACGAGGTCACCTACACCGACCGCGGGGTGACACGCCCTATCCTCTACCGGGGTTCGCTGTCGGAGATGGTGGTGCCCTATGGGGACTCCTCGCCCACACACTGGAACAAGAACGTGTTCGACATGGGAGAGGTCGGCATGGGTTTCTCGGCCAACCCGCTGACCCTCGGGTGCGACTGTCTGGGGGAGATCCACTACTTCGACGGGACGGTCAACGATTCCAGCGGAAATGCTGTGACGATCCCGAACGCGATCTGCATGCACGAGGAGGATTTCGGAATCTCCTGGAAGCACACCGATTTCCGCACCGAGGAGGTCGAGGTCCGCCGCTCGCGGCGACTGGTGATCTCGATGATCTGCACGGTCGGCAACTACGAGTACGGCTTCTTCTGGTACTTCTACAACGACGCCTCCATCGAGGTCGAGGTCAAGCTGTCCGGCGTGCTGACCACAGGCGCGGTCGAGGTCGAGCCGGGGGAGCAGCCACGCTGGGGGAAGATGGTGGCGCCGGGCATCTACGGCCCGAATCACCAGCACTTCTTCAATTTCCGTCTGGACATGAGCATCGACGGAGCGGCAAACAGTGTCTACGAGGTGGATTCGGTCCCTGAGCCCGATCCCGCGCTCAATCCCCACCACAATGCCTGGATCACCCAGGACACGCTGGTGGCCTCCGAGGCCGAGGGTGCCAGGGACTGGAACTGGTCCACCGGCAGGTACTGGAAGGTGGCCAACCCGTCGAAGAAGAACGAGCTGGGAATTCCGGTGGCGTACAAGCTGGTACCCAAGGACGTGGTGCCGGTGATGGTGCAGGAGGGCTCCCACATCTACGACCGGGCCCGGTTCCTGCAACACAACCTGTGGGTGACCAAGTACGACCCGGCGGAGAAGTTCGCCGCCGGGGATTACATGTACCAGTCGGCCGATGTGCAGGGCCTGCCGGAGTTCGTCGCCGACGATGCGCCGCTGGAGAACACCGACGTGGTGCTGTGGTACACCCTGGGCGCGCACCACGTGGTGCGGCCGGAGGACTGGCCGGTGATGCCCTGTGCCTACACCGGTTTCCATCTGAAGCCCATCGGCTTCTTCGACGGCAACCCGGCGCTGGACCTGCCACCGTCACCGCCGAAAGCGTGCCACGCCAACCATGTCGGTCTTCCGGTCGCGGAGCGCGCGCTGGAGTCCTAGCGGCCCTCAGGGTTTCTTCGGCACGAACAGCGCCAGCGACACGAGCAGCAGGGTGCTCAGAGCCACCACGTTGAGCACCTGATCGCGCGGGCTGTAGTGGTGCAGCATCTGGAGATGGAGGATCAGATGCAGCAGGTTGAACACCGACCACGCACTCGCCGACACCCGGACCAGCGTCGTGTTGGCGACGTGGATGAGCGTCAACACGCTGAGTACCGCCAGGCCAAGGAAGAAGGCTCCGACGTCCCTGGCGAAATGTTCGTTGTACGGGCCGAGCTGGGGAAGCCAGCTCATCTCCAGGCCGGGGAACGTGTCGTACCAGTGGTGTGGCGCGAAATAGGCCCACGCGCCGGTGACGGTTCCGGTGAGAGCGAGAAAGGCGAGCAGGACGCGATGCGCTGTCGAGTTCACGGCGGGTTCACGCTTCGACGGCGTAGTGGCTGGAGATCGCTATCCGGTTGAACGCGTTGATGACAACGGCCACCCACCGCAGCGCTGCCGCCTGCTGGGCGCTCACCGTGGCGGTGTCGTCGTCGACGCCCGGTGTCCGGACGTCGATGTGGGTGATCTCTTCGGCGATCGCGAGGGCGGCGCGTTCGGCCGGGGTGAAATAGCCTGTCTCGCGCCAGGCCGGCAGCACGGCGATGCGGTCGACGCTCTCACCCTTGGCCAGCGCATCGCGCACGTGCATCCGC includes the following:
- a CDS encoding FtsX-like permease family protein — encoded protein: MVLPAITTATGAFLVVLVFGLSAGIRVQSASLGHADEIARAVVLIAVTVLLVGVAEVAVATTRTVAHRTRELGVLAANGVPRAPVVAALLVEPVIAAVVGALAGAVLAVVTGVVLGMTGVVATGVSYGGLAIGAAIAIVVSILAAVATSILPTWKAASRSPIHSLASGG
- a CDS encoding APC family permease, with amino-acid sequence MTQTEPAAPADRDKLMTTELVPEQILPKVMSTFGLTAAYVFIICWITGSSVMATGGWTAIPMWVLGILTFLIPAGMAVVELGNLWPGQGGVYIWATRTMGETWGFIGGYLSWVPVILNAASSPAVVLSFLLLAFHSELGVTASVILQLVILWTVIGLALAKLSASQRIMNVVFVVFGILALTIFVCGLLFAVKNGSATPFSWQEAIVPNFAVAGFLYGTVLLYLLGVETPYNMGAEFLSVRKSGPRMILWGSAALVAIYLLTTLGTMMALPTDEIDAVTGVIGMLDVAGFPGLMEICAIVLALIIVVALMTYQVAYSRLIFVSGLERHLPRIFTHLNPRTRNPVSAILIQGVISSLILVGLYSQSSLVNTTIFLQGGLSTVWLISGFFFLFPVIIARKKYADRYENETFWRIPGGMVGVWITVIVGTIGTIGGIYYSFAKSWLASSGVGDAEWMMWVGSISLAMVALGVIVYFFGRRSAHKTSQDDALAHLAVFDLTKTETEETAK
- a CDS encoding ABC transporter ATP-binding protein is translated as MTALDETSDAAVGVDTETTAGKAPVIEVSDVWKLHKLGDEVVKALMAADLTVMPGEFVCLMGPSGSGKSTLLNIIGGLDRPTKGTVKIAGQDTATLTESQYAALRHDTVGFIFQSYNLIPFLSAVENVELPLMFEPFDRKALRTRAIELLELVGLGHRINHQPTKMSGGEQQRTAIARSLISSPTLVLADEPTANLDHRTGETVVRMLRDLCSTMGVTVVASTHDPTVADEATRVVRMKDGQIVN
- a CDS encoding primary-amine oxidase — its product is MTMEDIALSADPTADVHHYPLDPLSGAEIEAAAAVITASEYCTPTLKFVMIQLAEPAKTATLTFDDTAGTPRCAFVTMYDAAAKMIYEAVVDLTARVIDSWTPIPGRFPSYLVEHMTGVEEAVREDPRWQEAMRKRGVTDFSLAMIDPWPAGYYGAQDHYDNSPLICRPLTFMRAAPSEHGYARPVEGLIVTFDLDAMKVIDVEDHGVVPLPPTAGNYSEKFMFDENNRPAFTQFRDDVKPIEITQPDGPSFTVDGWRVQWQKWSLRIGFNPREGITLHEVTYTDRGVTRPILYRGSLSEMVVPYGDSSPTHWNKNVFDMGEVGMGFSANPLTLGCDCLGEIHYFDGTVNDSSGNAVTIPNAICMHEEDFGISWKHTDFRTEEVEVRRSRRLVISMICTVGNYEYGFFWYFYNDASIEVEVKLSGVLTTGAVEVEPGEQPRWGKMVAPGIYGPNHQHFFNFRLDMSIDGAANSVYEVDSVPEPDPALNPHHNAWITQDTLVASEAEGARDWNWSTGRYWKVANPSKKNELGIPVAYKLVPKDVVPVMVQEGSHIYDRARFLQHNLWVTKYDPAEKFAAGDYMYQSADVQGLPEFVADDAPLENTDVVLWYTLGAHHVVRPEDWPVMPCAYTGFHLKPIGFFDGNPALDLPPSPPKACHANHVGLPVAERALES
- a CDS encoding carboxymuconolactone decarboxylase family protein, which translates into the protein MTTRTALSSAVPDAYKTTLALSEQASRAALEAGIDPLTVELVRIRASQINGCGFCLRMHVRDALAKGESVDRIAVLPAWRETGYFTPAERAALAIAEEITHIDVRTPGVDDDTATVSAQQAAALRWVAVVINAFNRIAISSHYAVEA